A section of the Campylobacter porcelli genome encodes:
- a CDS encoding type I restriction endonuclease subunit R, whose translation MNKYNIVMEMSNSTVVAEYEPEKKRSEAYQSEQALENEFIRMLSEQGYEYLKISNSKALINNLRAQLELLNNYKFSDNEWDRFYKDSIANNNDGIVEKTIKIQEDYIQVLKKDDGTSRNIYLIDKKNIHNNILQVINQYAENGGNYDNRYDVSVLVNGLPLIHIELKRRGVALKEAFNQINRYQRDSFWAGSGLYEYIQIFVISNGTNTKYYSNTTRESHIKEKTQIKSKKTSNSFEFTSYWADASNRVISDLVDFTRTFFSRHTILNILTKYCVFTAEELLLVMRPYQIVATERILNKIQLSTNYKKMGTIEAGGYIWHTTGSGKTLTSFKTAQLASKLDYIDKVLFVVDRKDLDYQTMREYDRFEKGAANGNRNTKILQKQIEDDNARIIVTTIQKLSEFVKRNTTHTAFQKHLVLIFDECHRSQFGDMHKLIVKSFKNYHLFGFTGTPIFAKNANKSNPNFCTTEQAFGDKLHTYTIVDAINDGNVLPFRIDYVNTLKKKEGMTDKDVNSINTEEALSSDERISNVVSYIIEHFDQKTKRNSSYDLKGQRVSGFNSMFAVSSIPVAKKYYLEFEKQLKEKNRDLTIATIYSFSANEEDAANGIIDDEGFETNLLDKSSREFLDYVIDRYNKKFKTNFSSEGNGFQDYYKDLSDKVKKREVDLLIVVNMFLTGFDATTLNTLWVDKNLKQHGLIQAFSRTNRILNSVKSYGNIVCFRDLQQETNDAIALFGDKNASGIVLLKSFEDYYYGYEDDKGKEQLGYEERIAMLLQKYPLGEQIIGEVAKKEFIISMGSILRLRNILSSFDKFQGMEILSDRDFQDYIGTYTDLYEEFKPKPGESESIKDDLVFEMELVKQVEVNIDYILMLVLKYYQSNCKDKEILGSIDKVIRSSLALRSKADLINGFINRINIDTNVMEDWGKFVKKQKESDLKTLMKDENLNEIETRKFLDNSFRDGQVKTIGTDIEKILPPMGRFNGDNRNERKQIIIEKVLKFFDKYFGLGI comes from the coding sequence ATGAATAAATATAATATAGTAATGGAGATGAGTAATTCTACAGTTGTGGCTGAGTATGAACCAGAGAAAAAGAGATCTGAAGCGTATCAAAGCGAACAAGCATTAGAAAATGAATTTATAAGAATGCTTAGTGAGCAAGGCTATGAGTATTTGAAAATCAGTAATTCAAAGGCTCTTATTAATAACCTTAGAGCTCAATTAGAGTTATTAAATAATTATAAATTTAGTGATAATGAATGGGATAGATTTTATAAAGATAGTATCGCTAATAACAATGATGGTATAGTGGAAAAAACTATAAAAATTCAAGAAGATTATATCCAAGTATTAAAAAAAGATGATGGAACGAGTAGAAATATCTATCTAATTGATAAGAAAAATATCCATAATAATATATTACAAGTTATCAATCAATATGCTGAAAATGGTGGAAACTATGATAATAGATATGATGTTTCGGTTTTGGTTAATGGACTGCCTTTGATTCATATAGAGTTAAAAAGAAGAGGAGTAGCCCTAAAAGAAGCATTTAATCAGATAAATAGATATCAAAGGGATAGCTTTTGGGCGGGTAGTGGATTATATGAATATATACAAATATTTGTAATTTCAAATGGGACAAATACAAAATATTATTCTAATACCACAAGAGAAAGCCATATAAAAGAAAAAACTCAAATCAAAAGTAAAAAAACAAGCAATAGCTTTGAATTTACTTCATACTGGGCTGATGCGAGTAATAGGGTAATATCTGATTTAGTTGATTTTACTAGAACATTTTTTTCAAGACATACAATATTAAATATATTAACTAAATATTGCGTATTTACAGCTGAAGAGTTATTGCTTGTGATGCGTCCATATCAAATAGTCGCAACTGAAAGGATATTAAATAAAATTCAATTAAGCACAAATTATAAAAAAATGGGAACGATAGAAGCTGGTGGCTACATATGGCACACAACAGGTTCTGGCAAAACCTTAACATCATTTAAGACCGCACAACTCGCAAGTAAATTAGACTATATAGATAAAGTTTTATTTGTCGTTGATAGAAAAGATTTGGATTATCAAACAATGAGAGAGTATGATAGATTTGAAAAGGGTGCTGCAAATGGCAATAGAAATACCAAAATATTACAAAAACAGATTGAAGATGATAATGCTAGAATTATAGTTACAACTATTCAAAAGTTAAGCGAATTTGTAAAAAGAAATACCACGCATACAGCATTTCAAAAACATTTGGTTTTAATATTTGATGAGTGCCATAGATCTCAATTTGGAGATATGCATAAATTGATAGTTAAGAGCTTTAAGAATTATCATTTATTTGGATTTACAGGAACGCCGATATTTGCTAAAAATGCGAATAAATCTAATCCGAATTTTTGCACAACAGAGCAAGCCTTTGGGGATAAGCTACATACTTATACTATTGTTGATGCTATAAATGATGGGAATGTGCTGCCATTTAGAATTGACTATGTAAATACACTTAAGAAAAAAGAAGGAATGACGGATAAAGATGTAAATTCGATTAATACAGAAGAGGCGTTGTCATCTGATGAGAGAATTAGCAATGTTGTTTCATACATAATAGAACACTTTGACCAAAAAACAAAAAGAAATTCATCTTATGATCTAAAAGGTCAAAGAGTGAGTGGATTTAACTCAATGTTTGCAGTAAGCTCTATACCAGTTGCTAAAAAATATTATTTAGAATTTGAAAAGCAATTAAAGGAAAAAAATAGAGATTTAACAATCGCAACGATATACTCTTTTTCAGCTAATGAAGAAGATGCGGCTAATGGGATAATAGATGATGAGGGATTTGAAACTAATCTATTAGATAAAAGCTCAAGAGAGTTTTTAGACTATGTAATAGATAGATATAATAAGAAATTTAAGACTAATTTTTCATCTGAAGGAAATGGATTTCAGGATTATTATAAAGATTTATCTGATAAAGTTAAGAAAAGAGAAGTTGATTTATTGATTGTTGTTAATATGTTTTTAACAGGATTTGACGCTACTACACTAAATACATTATGGGTGGATAAAAATTTAAAACAACATGGATTGATACAAGCATTTTCAAGAACAAATAGAATATTAAATTCAGTAAAATCTTATGGGAATATAGTATGTTTTAGAGATTTACAGCAAGAGACAAATGACGCAATAGCTCTATTTGGCGATAAAAATGCTAGTGGGATAGTACTGCTAAAATCTTTTGAAGACTACTACTATGGATATGAAGATGATAAAGGCAAAGAACAATTAGGCTACGAAGAAAGAATTGCTATGTTGCTTCAAAAATATCCACTAGGGGAGCAAATAATAGGAGAAGTGGCTAAAAAGGAATTTATAATCTCTATGGGTAGTATCCTAAGACTAAGAAATATCCTATCATCATTTGACAAATTTCAAGGTATGGAGATACTAAGCGATAGGGATTTTCAAGATTACATTGGCACATATACGGATCTATATGAGGAGTTTAAGCCAAAGCCAGGAGAGAGCGAAAGCATAAAAGATGATTTGGTATTTGAAATGGAGCTTGTAAAACAAGTAGAGGTAAATATAGATTATATTTTAATGCTAGTTTTAAAATACTATCAATCTAATTGTAAAGATAAAGAGATATTAGGATCAATTGATAAAGTAATTAGATCAAGTTTAGCTTTAAGATCCAAAGCAGATTTAATAAATGGATTTATCAATAGAATTAATATAGATACAAATGTAATGGAAGATTGGGGTAAATTTGTAAAAAAACAAAAGGAGAGTGATTTAAAAACCCTAATGAAAGATGAAAATTTAAATGAAATTGAGACAAGAAAGTTTTTAGATAACTCTTTTAGAGATGGGCAAGTCAAAACAATAGGAACAGACATAGAAAAAATACTACCACCTATGGGTAGATTTAACGGCGATAATAGAAATGAAAGAAAACAAATAATAATTGAAAAAGTGCTAAAATTCTTTGATAAATATTTTGGATTAGGTATATAG
- a CDS encoding restriction endonuclease subunit S: protein MSKLDELIEKLCPNGVNFEELRNKELFKFYYGKGNKIPEDIGGIYDVYGANGVVSHINEYNCEDVTIIGHIGAVGMVNRCKGKCFVTYNGTIAEVVDKSKVNSQYLYYVLTTLNLPSYKKGSQPFLSVSDFDKIRIPVPPLEVQCEIVRILDNFTLLSAELSARKKQYQYYLDSIYENIKDNNVNLGSIGSFTRGKRFVHADVVDEGVPCIHYGELYTFYGVHVNKVKSHIKEELRSKMRYANKNDVIIVGAGENRMDIGIGVAWEGDEDVAVHDACYTLKHNQNPKYISYFLRTSQYHNQIKKFVYEGKICSISAEGLKKAIIPIPSIEEQNKIVNILEKFDDLCNDISQGLPAEIEARQKQYEYYRDKLLAFKELKVDE from the coding sequence ATGAGTAAATTAGATGAATTGATTGAAAAATTATGCCCTAATGGGGTGAATTTTGAAGAACTAAGAAATAAAGAATTATTTAAATTTTACTATGGGAAAGGTAATAAAATACCTGAGGATATTGGTGGAATTTATGATGTATATGGAGCTAATGGTGTTGTATCACATATAAATGAATATAATTGTGAAGATGTTACAATTATTGGACATATAGGAGCAGTTGGAATGGTAAATAGATGTAAAGGCAAATGTTTTGTAACATACAATGGTACTATTGCTGAAGTAGTTGATAAATCAAAAGTTAATTCACAATATCTATACTATGTATTAACAACTCTTAATTTGCCGTCATATAAAAAAGGAAGTCAGCCATTTTTATCTGTGAGTGATTTTGATAAAATTCGCATTCCTGTGCCTCCGTTGGAAGTGCAATGTGAAATTGTCCGTATATTGGATAATTTCACATTGCTTTCAGCAGAGCTTTCAGCAAGAAAAAAGCAATACCAGTATTATTTAGATAGTATATATGAAAATATAAAAGATAACAATGTGAATTTAGGTTCAATAGGTTCATTTACACGAGGAAAAAGATTTGTTCATGCAGATGTAGTAGATGAAGGAGTACCATGTATTCATTATGGTGAATTATATACATTTTATGGAGTTCATGTAAATAAAGTTAAATCGCACATTAAGGAAGAATTAAGATCTAAAATGAGATATGCTAATAAGAATGATGTAATAATTGTTGGTGCAGGAGAAAATAGAATGGATATAGGCATTGGAGTTGCATGGGAAGGTGATGAAGATGTAGCAGTGCATGATGCATGTTATACATTAAAGCATAATCAAAATCCTAAGTATATATCTTATTTTTTAAGAACTTCTCAATACCACAATCAAATTAAAAAATTTGTATATGAAGGTAAAATATGTTCAATATCAGCTGAAGGATTAAAAAAGGCAATTATACCAATCCCTTCCATAGAAGAACAGAATAAGATAGTAAATATATTAGAAAAATTTGATGATTTATGTAACGATATTTCGCAAGGCTTACCAGCCGAAATAGAAGCAAGACAAAAACAATATGAGTATTATAGAGATAAATTATTAGCTTTTAAGGAGTTAAAAGTAGATGAATAA
- a CDS encoding IdeS/Mac family cysteine endopeptidase (This family includes IgM or IgG-cleaving cysteine proteases.), producing MRLKLSKFAILACVSTLSTPLLADEFWASGVNINSGWSAYLQHPNQCWGAVAGNTLGWWQKNLTTNVDLKDGAPQGNKAITDWFYEKYPHIQGGLQPYRGMIYYLQEFSPNFKIYETHNQPTYLEREYGPTKISGAPFWTERYNYQSEGITKSLIENFKTGKVVAALTDDTHTVTLWGIEVDENGKIKKGYVSDSVTDRAGQLTLREVIGNYAPDNKGNETFRFLYSYYVSSTNTYVTDLYEIYSITYLSIDEARNNGTYKDTSNRKDCLLSVLPGSEWACGVSTSEGNQGNTGNQGSSGEGSNTGNTTPEGGNSGNQGSTGNEGNTGNESGNQSGSNQGSSGNQGNTGGSNSGSESGNQGNTGNQGSSGEGSNTGSTTPEGGNSGNQGGNTGGTLAPDVGNQSGSTSGSTSGSSTSNPSIEATTKSVQNAVSRYGELNLKIEEIGDTVFYKIQKNGKDIALYNPDLNLPLVQNKGLVNYDIKKDENGGIEIIKTTNQEALKEANDASKLSIDMNYVDINNLNKRMGELRGINATTGSWARVLSGEGSADGFENRFTHIQAGFDKQSQISSGSIFSGMTITHTKNDIDGNNAKGDVKAIGGGFYISGVFDSGWYIDAIAKYTRNNHKMDYNFPNMSLSFLNTDYNTNSLYLGGEFGYRFDFDNFYVEPQAEFVYLNNSGATIKNQNGFEMDIKGSDLLVGRAGFNFAREIWLGHVRAYALGGLSYQWEMMKNSEIVIDGESAKYNDKDSRMLMNLGLNMIASDNLRIGLTLEKSAFGDYDTDLAVNLNARYSF from the coding sequence ATGCGTTTAAAATTATCTAAATTCGCTATTTTAGCTTGTGTTTCTACCTTATCTACGCCTTTATTAGCAGATGAGTTTTGGGCGAGTGGGGTTAATATAAATAGCGGTTGGAGTGCCTATTTACAACATCCAAATCAGTGTTGGGGTGCTGTAGCTGGAAATACTCTTGGCTGGTGGCAAAAGAATTTGACAACCAATGTGGATTTAAAAGATGGTGCACCACAAGGAAATAAGGCTATCACAGATTGGTTTTATGAGAAATATCCACATATTCAAGGCGGATTACAACCATATCGTGGGATGATCTACTACCTGCAAGAGTTTTCGCCAAATTTTAAAATTTATGAAACTCACAATCAACCAACATATCTTGAAAGAGAGTATGGGCCAACTAAGATTAGTGGAGCACCATTTTGGACTGAGAGATATAACTATCAAAGTGAAGGCATTACAAAATCTTTGATTGAAAATTTCAAAACCGGAAAAGTCGTTGCAGCCTTGACTGATGATACTCACACGGTTACACTTTGGGGAATTGAAGTTGATGAAAATGGCAAGATTAAAAAGGGCTATGTGAGTGACTCTGTAACAGATAGAGCCGGACAGCTTACGCTAAGAGAAGTTATAGGCAATTACGCTCCGGATAATAAAGGCAATGAAACCTTCCGCTTTCTTTATAGCTACTATGTATCTAGCACAAATACATATGTTACAGACCTTTATGAGATTTATAGCATTACATATTTAAGCATTGATGAAGCTAGAAATAATGGCACATATAAAGATACTTCTAATAGAAAAGATTGTCTATTAAGCGTTTTACCAGGTAGTGAGTGGGCTTGTGGAGTCTCAACTAGTGAGGGCAACCAAGGAAACACTGGCAACCAAGGATCTAGCGGAGAAGGCTCCAACACTGGTAACACAACCCCAGAAGGTGGCAACTCTGGTAATCAAGGTAGCACCGGTAACGAGGGCAATACTGGTAATGAGAGTGGCAACCAAAGTGGCTCAAACCAAGGATCTAGCGGCAACCAAGGCAATACTGGTGGCTCTAATAGCGGCAGTGAGAGTGGCAACCAAGGAAACACTGGCAACCAAGGATCTAGCGGAGAAGGCTCCAACACTGGTAGCACAACCCCAGAAGGTGGCAACTCTGGTAACCAAGGCGGTAATACCGGCGGCACCTTAGCTCCAGATGTTGGAAATCAAAGCGGTAGCACAAGTGGCAGTACCAGCGGATCTAGCACGAGCAATCCTAGCATAGAAGCAACCACCAAGTCAGTGCAAAATGCCGTAAGTAGATATGGTGAGCTAAATTTGAAAATTGAAGAGATTGGCGATACTGTATTTTATAAAATTCAAAAAAATGGCAAAGATATAGCTTTGTATAACCCTGATTTAAATCTTCCGCTTGTGCAAAATAAAGGTCTAGTTAATTATGATATTAAAAAAGATGAAAATGGCGGTATAGAGATTATCAAAACTACAAATCAAGAAGCCCTTAAAGAGGCAAATGATGCTTCAAAGCTAAGCATAGATATGAACTATGTTGATATTAACAACCTTAATAAAAGGATGGGTGAATTAAGAGGTATAAATGCAACTACTGGTAGCTGGGCTAGGGTCTTAAGCGGTGAGGGTAGTGCTGATGGATTTGAAAATAGATTTACCCATATTCAAGCTGGTTTTGATAAACAAAGTCAAATTTCAAGCGGTTCTATCTTTAGCGGTATGACTATAACTCATACAAAAAATGATATAGATGGCAATAACGCAAAAGGCGATGTCAAAGCTATCGGAGGGGGATTTTATATATCTGGAGTGTTTGATAGTGGTTGGTATATAGATGCTATTGCAAAATATACTAGAAATAACCATAAAATGGATTATAACTTCCCAAATATGAGCTTAAGCTTTTTAAATACAGATTATAATACAAACTCACTCTATTTAGGTGGGGAATTTGGCTATAGGTTTGATTTTGATAATTTTTATGTTGAGCCACAAGCTGAGTTTGTGTATCTAAATAATAGCGGAGCAACAATAAAAAATCAAAATGGCTTTGAGATGGATATTAAGGGGTCAGACTTGCTTGTAGGAAGGGCTGGATTTAACTTCGCAAGAGAGATTTGGCTAGGACATGTTAGAGCTTACGCTCTTGGAGGGCTTAGCTATCAATGGGAGATGATGAAAAACTCAGAGATAGTTATAGATGGCGAGAGTGCTAAATATAACGACAAAGACTCTAGAATGCTTATGAATTTGGGTCTAAATATGATAGCTAGTGATAATCTAAGGATTGGCTTAACCTTGGAAAAATCAGCTTTTGGTGACTATGATACAGATTTAGCTGTGAATTTAAATGCTAGATATTCATTTTAA
- a CDS encoding TerC family protein gives MLEWIYMPEAWISLMTLTALEIVLGIDNIIFIAILCGKLPAYQRDKARIAGLGLAMITRILLLLSLFWIMKLTTPLFALMGQEISGRDIVLIAGGLFLIAKSTLELHSHTIGEEQEMASSKAGAGFMMVITQIAILDIVFSLDSVITAVGMADHIEIMILAVILAVGVMLLASGAISRFVESNPTIKVLALAFLILIGIALVAEGLEFHIPKGYIYFAMAFSLVVEMINLYSRKKQNG, from the coding sequence ATGCTTGAGTGGATCTATATGCCTGAAGCTTGGATTAGCCTGATGACGCTAACTGCACTTGAGATAGTTTTAGGGATTGATAATATCATTTTTATAGCTATTTTATGTGGCAAGCTTCCGGCTTATCAAAGAGATAAAGCAAGGATAGCAGGGCTTGGACTTGCTATGATAACTAGAATTTTATTGCTTTTGAGTCTTTTTTGGATTATGAAGCTGACAACCCCACTTTTTGCTCTAATGGGGCAAGAGATCTCTGGGAGGGATATTGTCTTGATCGCTGGTGGGCTATTTTTGATAGCGAAATCCACGCTTGAGCTACACTCTCACACGATAGGGGAGGAGCAAGAGATGGCTAGTAGCAAGGCTGGAGCTGGATTTATGATGGTTATTACGCAGATTGCTATACTTGATATTGTATTTTCACTTGATAGTGTAATTACTGCTGTTGGCATGGCAGATCATATAGAGATTATGATTTTAGCGGTGATTTTGGCTGTTGGAGTAATGCTACTAGCTAGTGGGGCTATTAGTAGATTTGTTGAATCAAATCCAACAATCAAAGTCTTAGCGCTTGCTTTTTTAATTTTAATTGGCATAGCATTAGTGGCAGAGGGATTGGAATTTCATATACCAAAAGGGTATATATATTTTGCTATGGCGTTTTCTTTGGTTGTAGAGATGATTAATCTATATAGTAGAAAAAAGCAAAATGGTTAA
- the purN gene encoding phosphoribosylglycinamide formyltransferase gives MVVKNIAVLFSGSGSNLQAILEKIHNKIFNGVKIKVALLICNNPNAKGIKRAKKFGLETIVINHRDYDSREEFDQALVDEIKKYDIDLSVLAGFMRILTPVFTDNIKAINLHPSILPLFKGANAISQSYNSDMKIGGVSVHWVSSQLDSGEIIAQKSFARKHKSLKEWEEKIHKIEHKLLPKTIIEILAKGK, from the coding sequence ATGGTTGTAAAGAATATCGCAGTTTTATTTAGTGGAAGTGGCTCAAATCTCCAAGCCATTTTAGAAAAAATTCACAATAAGATTTTTAATGGAGTTAAGATTAAAGTAGCGCTATTAATCTGTAATAACCCAAATGCCAAAGGGATTAAAAGGGCTAAAAAATTTGGTCTTGAGACCATTGTGATTAATCATAGAGATTATGATAGTAGGGAGGAATTTGACCAAGCATTAGTAGATGAGATCAAAAAATACGATATTGATTTGAGCGTTTTGGCTGGATTTATGCGAATTTTAACTCCTGTATTTACAGATAATATCAAAGCTATTAATCTCCATCCAAGCATATTGCCACTATTTAAGGGTGCTAATGCGATTAGCCAGAGTTATAATAGCGATATGAAAATAGGCGGCGTGAGTGTGCATTGGGTAAGTTCTCAGCTAGATTCTGGAGAGATAATAGCTCAAAAGAGCTTTGCTAGAAAGCATAAAAGCCTAAAAGAGTGGGAGGAGAAAATTCATAAAATCGAGCATAAGCTTTTACCAAAGACAATTATTGAAATTTTAGCTAAAGGAAAATAA
- a CDS encoding superoxide dismutase family protein yields the protein MKKFGFVASALMLASSSLLAANMTVFDPKSVDHVEIKVDLLGQDKNTPVGSVIAVKTNYGVAFFPNLKGLEPGLHGFHVHTNPDCGATDKGLGMKAGGHWDPANTGNHSFPWDDNGHKGDLPALYVAADGTATNPVLSPRIKELSELKNHSLMIHIGGDNHSDHPKALGGGGARMACGVIK from the coding sequence ATGAAAAAATTTGGTTTTGTAGCATCTGCTTTAATGCTAGCTAGCTCTAGTTTGTTAGCTGCTAATATGACGGTTTTTGACCCTAAAAGCGTTGATCATGTAGAGATCAAAGTTGATTTACTAGGACAAGATAAAAACACTCCAGTAGGTAGTGTAATCGCAGTTAAAACAAACTACGGCGTAGCATTTTTTCCAAATCTTAAAGGTTTAGAGCCAGGACTACATGGCTTCCATGTTCATACAAATCCAGATTGCGGTGCGACAGATAAAGGCCTAGGTATGAAAGCAGGCGGTCACTGGGATCCAGCAAATACTGGCAATCACTCTTTCCCTTGGGATGATAACGGACATAAAGGTGATCTACCAGCTCTATATGTAGCAGCTGATGGCACGGCGACAAATCCCGTTTTATCTCCTAGAATTAAAGAGCTAAGCGAGTTAAAAAATCACTCTCTTATGATTCATATCGGCGGAGATAATCACAGCGATCATCCAAAAGCACTTGGCGGCGGCGGTGCTAGAATGGCGTGTGGCGTTATTAAGTAA
- a CDS encoding carbonic anhydrase, protein MRFFAILFFGFLVSASASNTHNYTPHWGYSGDGSPEHWGELADEFHACKYGKNQSPIDITQTTKSTLQKPIFDYKNSPKELINNGHTLQVNFNPGSTIAFQNKKFELLQIHFHTPSEYTFNKKHYPMVAHLVHKASDGELLVLAIMFDKGDENPVIKQIWSPIKAGESKKLANLAISDLVKNLQSYIKLDGSLTTPPCSEGVIWLINKDNAFASDDQIKFFTDIIGQNNRPTQAINGRKILEISK, encoded by the coding sequence ATGAGATTTTTCGCTATTTTGTTTTTTGGTTTTTTGGTTAGTGCTAGCGCTTCTAACACTCATAACTATACGCCACATTGGGGTTATAGCGGTGATGGATCGCCAGAGCATTGGGGAGAGTTAGCGGATGAATTTCACGCTTGTAAATATGGGAAAAATCAATCGCCGATTGATATTACTCAAACTACTAAATCTACGCTACAAAAACCTATATTTGACTATAAAAATAGCCCAAAAGAGCTTATCAATAACGGACACACTTTACAAGTGAATTTCAATCCAGGTAGCACCATAGCATTTCAAAATAAAAAATTTGAGCTTTTACAGATACACTTTCACACCCCATCAGAATATACTTTTAATAAAAAGCACTATCCTATGGTGGCTCATTTAGTTCATAAGGCTAGTGATGGAGAGCTTTTAGTATTAGCCATTATGTTTGATAAAGGAGATGAAAATCCTGTGATTAAACAGATTTGGTCGCCCATCAAGGCTGGAGAGTCTAAAAAACTAGCGAATTTAGCTATAAGCGACCTGGTTAAAAATCTTCAAAGCTATATCAAGCTTGATGGCTCACTCACTACGCCGCCATGTTCTGAAGGGGTGATTTGGCTAATAAACAAAGATAACGCCTTTGCTTCAGATGATCAGATTAAATTTTTTACCGATATAATAGGTCAAAACAACCGCCCAACCCAAGCTATAAATGGTCGCAAAATCCTAGAAATATCTAAATAA
- a CDS encoding NAD(P)H-hydrate dehydratase, with the protein MKRLYIDSDKFDKNAVDNLGISELVLQENAARAVADAVRQRVKLGSKILAICGKGNNASDAIAALRILSGEYECYALLLKDDLNHNAKIQLNIAKNVGVELLDFECDFSKFDCVVDGIFGSGFRGEMEPKIANLIGQINGLNALKIAVDMPSGVSNFGVASQVFKADFTICMGVLKLGLYSDMAKDFAGEIIQANLGLNESKFSYGNSDYLVLLDDLELPNRALKNVSKGDFGHAFIACGDMSGASKIAASSALKMGVGRVSVVNLTQNSLNLDPQIMLKNSFDGADAIAFGMGLGGASFDFSKLINRLCVVDADAFYQPWIRDFAMSKLAILTPHPKEFSSLLRLCEIGEFSVDEIQNNRFKLAREFSSKFPSILVLKGANVIIAKDGVLYVAPQGSAKLAVGGSGDALSGIILAYLANKFSPLKAAINGVLAHQKSAQIYKGNDYSFTPNDIIEGLAWL; encoded by the coding sequence ATGAAAAGGCTTTATATTGACTCAGATAAATTCGATAAAAATGCTGTGGATAATCTAGGAATTAGCGAGCTTGTATTACAAGAAAATGCCGCTAGGGCTGTAGCTGATGCGGTGCGTCAAAGGGTGAAATTGGGTAGCAAAATCTTAGCAATTTGCGGTAAAGGAAATAACGCAAGTGACGCTATAGCCGCTCTTAGAATACTTAGTGGTGAGTATGAGTGCTACGCCCTTTTACTAAAAGATGATCTAAATCATAACGCAAAAATCCAGCTAAATATAGCTAAAAATGTTGGCGTTGAGCTTTTGGATTTTGAGTGTGATTTTAGCAAATTTGATTGCGTGGTAGATGGGATTTTTGGTAGTGGATTTAGGGGTGAGATGGAGCCTAAAATTGCTAATTTAATAGGGCAGATAAATGGCTTAAATGCCCTTAAAATAGCCGTCGATATGCCTAGTGGGGTTAGCAATTTTGGTGTGGCTAGTCAGGTTTTTAAAGCTGATTTTACCATCTGTATGGGGGTGCTAAAGCTTGGGCTTTACTCTGATATGGCTAAGGATTTTGCTGGAGAGATAATCCAAGCGAATTTGGGATTAAATGAGAGTAAATTTAGCTATGGTAATAGCGATTATCTCGTGCTTTTAGATGATTTAGAGCTACCTAATAGGGCTTTAAAAAATGTAAGCAAAGGTGATTTTGGTCATGCATTTATCGCTTGTGGAGATATGAGCGGTGCTTCGAAGATAGCGGCAAGCTCAGCTTTAAAGATGGGGGTTGGTAGGGTGAGCGTGGTAAATTTAACTCAAAATAGCTTAAATTTAGACCCACAAATTATGCTTAAAAATAGCTTTGATGGGGCTGATGCTATAGCCTTTGGCATGGGGCTTGGTGGGGCTAGTTTTGATTTTAGTAAGCTTATTAATAGGCTATGTGTAGTTGATGCAGATGCGTTTTATCAGCCGTGGATTAGGGATTTTGCTATGAGCAAGTTAGCCATTTTGACCCCACACCCAAAGGAGTTTAGCTCCTTGCTTAGGCTGTGTGAGATAGGCGAGTTTAGCGTAGATGAAATTCAAAATAATCGCTTTAAATTAGCTAGGGAGTTTAGCTCTAAATTTCCATCTATTTTGGTGCTAAAAGGCGCTAATGTGATAATAGCTAAAGATGGGGTGCTTTATGTCGCTCCACAAGGTAGCGCTAAACTTGCAGTTGGCGGTAGTGGCGATGCGTTATCTGGGATTATTTTAGCTTATTTAGCTAATAAATTTAGCCCACTAAAAGCGGCTATAAATGGGGTTTTAGCCCACCAAAAATCAGCTCAAATTTATAAAGGGAATGATTATAGTTTTACCCCAAATGATATTATAGAAGGATTAGCATGGTTGTAA